A single region of the Mercenaria mercenaria strain notata chromosome 6, MADL_Memer_1, whole genome shotgun sequence genome encodes:
- the LOC123549668 gene encoding uncharacterized protein LOC123549668, with product MSRTVSEYHHQFYTWEVYPRIYHFQKRYKDIHNRFCNITGKGPYSFIFKKSDLFDDLTSFKSMLEKPLDVYVIGRENLDKDDLVVTSEPLQRAKDAALFPQQEPSKRMAEEHGITLVVAHVQIKDVKENGKKEVLETVRHFASNLRKTTPISVDSMLIVCHTSMVYKASVLEKFRLDVEEKLEKSFGISLTADQFIFGAGSEMVSTKISEMLETRIIQRFCVMKEHLQSFVRNKSSFKMENVDIVETKQLISAVQGFLKNGLGFVDILEDSQGKGERFEEVVLSHLMCIIRCAVLDPLSLKFNLTQDACNQIAHEVKFEDKMKGSVSKNTRYHLSKLQQPCEEMRKAMKTNNKWKKFPGRNFMFVAYPLRDDIRQDILQLEEDLGVLRRTVNVMKKMIFEINGNIKQSIIEKEDLKRPNHNKTFTNELRKSILSIDGVYGTGTIYGEWEIHVINEEAAEKVKGLMTKFKVRYPVRVRNVLKEPQNFAGGQMEHGGVLESECPGNKFLSGTLGTFADSNVDELYALTCGHVVYADDNMEHNVYIKNGSNERQLFAKSCPALVVRTGQQPHPLVDIAAVKVIDSIRPRCTKFLKDDDGMMKSAVLANEHVDSFSSQYIFKYGAASHFTQGIVCSNDYSIAGGSEDYLVLIAALPGCADDEKYAKPGDSGSVNCMRDIKKNKTVKVVSMLSAGDFKLKYLDEELYLSFQLRKGLEKLRDMHDGIQLYLPSAYSNQQMY from the exons ATGAGCAGGACTGTTTCGGAATATCACCACCAGTTTTACACGTGGGAGGTTTATCCACGTATATACCATTTCCAGAAAAGGTACAAAGATATACACAACAGATTCTGCAATATAACAG GAAAAGGACCATATTCGTTCATTTTCAAGAAATCAGATTTGTTTGACGACTTAACCAGCTTCAAAAGTATGCTGGAAAAACCACTAGATGTATACGTCATTGGCCGAGAAAATCTTGACAAAGATGATTTAGTTGTAACGTCGGAACCACTTCAGCGTGCAAAAGATGCCGCCTTGTTTCCACAGCAAGAACCTTCAAAAAGGATGGCCGAAGAACACGGAATAACACTTGTTGTAGCACACGTGCAGATAAAAGATGTTAAAGAAAACGGAAAGAAG GAAGTTCTAGAAACAGTACGACACTTTGCGTCCAATCTTCGGAAAACAACACCAATTTCAGTCGACTCAATGCTCATTGTATGTCACACAAGTATGGTATACAAAGCTTCTGTGTTGGAAAAATTCCGTCTTGACGTAGAAGAGAAATTGGAGAAGTCTTTCGGAATAAGCCTTACAGCGGACCAATTTATTTTCGGAGCGGGCAGTGAAATGGTCAGTACGAAAATTTCTGAAATGTTAGAAACTCGAATCATACAGAGATTTTGTGTGATGAAGGAACATTTACAAAGCTTCGTTAGAAATAAAAGTAGCTTTAAGATGGAAAACGTTGACATTGTAGAAACAAAGCAATTAATAAGTGCGGTACAGGGATTTTTGAAGAACGGTTTAGGATTTGTTGACATATTAGAAGACAGTCAAGGCAAGGGCGAACGATTTGAAGAAGTAGTTCTTAGCCATCTTATGTGCATTATAAGATGTGCTGTCCTGGATCCATTGTCCCTAAAGTTTAACTTGACACAAGACGCATGTAACCAGATTGCTCATGAAGTtaaatttgaagataaaatgaaagggAGTGTCTCTAAAAACACTCGATACCATTTGAGTAAACTTCAACAGCCGTGTGAGGAAATGCGTAAGGCGATGAAGACTAACAACAAATGGAAAAAGTTTCCAGGAAGAAATTTTATGTTTGTCGCATATCCATTGCGGGACGACATCCGACAGGACATTTTGCAGTTAGAAGAGGATCTTGGAGTTTTGCGACGTACCGTGAATGTGATGAAGAAAATGATCTTTGAAATTAACGGGAACATCAAGCAATCCATAATCGAAAAAGAAGATTTGAAAAGGCCTAACCACAATAAAACCTTTACCAATGAATTAAGGAAAAGCATATTATC AATTGATGGCGTGTATGGAACTGGAACGATATATGGCGAGTGGGAAATCCATGTAATAAACGAGGAAGCAGCAGAAAAAGTGAAGGGGCTAATGACAAAGTTCAAAGTCAGGTATCCAGTTCGGGTTAGGAACGTACTTAAGGAGCCACAAAACTTCGCAGGCGGTCAGATGGAACATGGTGGAGTACTAGAGAGTGAATGCCCCGGTAACAAATTTCTGTCGGGTACGTTGGGTACATTCGCAGACAGCAACGTCGACGAGCTGTACGCTTTGACATGCGGTCACGTTGTTTATGCTGATGATAATATGGAACATAATGTATACATAAAAAACGGATCCAATGAAAGGCAGCTGTTTGCTAAAAGCTGCCCTGCCTTAGTAGTACGTACTGGCCAGCAACCACATCCATTAGTTGACATTGCTGCGGTAAAAGTAATCGATTCAATTCGTCCAAGGTGTACCAAATTTCTGAAGGACGATGATGGAATGATGAAGAGTGCAGTGCTAGCGAATGAGCACGTTGATAGCTTTAGCTCACAATATATATTCAAGTACGGCGCTGCTTCGCACTTCACACAAGGTATTGTGTGCTCTAATGACTATTCCATTGCAGGCGGATCAGAGGATTACCTCGTCTTGATTGCTGCCCTTCCCGGCTGCGCTGATGATGAGAAGTACGCAAAACCCGGCGACAGTGGTTCCGTGAATTGCATGCGCgatatcaaaaaaaataaaacagtgaaaGTAGTGTCGATGCTAAGTGCCGGAGATTTCAAACTTAAGTATTTGGATGAAGAACTATATTTGTCGTTCCAGCTACGAAAAGGTCTGGAAAAACTTAGAGACATGCACGATGGGATACAGTTATATCTTCCATCAGCTTACAGTAATCAGCAGATGTATTAA